A genomic region of uncultured Paludibaculum sp. contains the following coding sequences:
- a CDS encoding protein kinase, producing the protein MPPVNGREQDLFNQCVALPPGRRAAYLKSACGTDTQLLSRLARLLAAHARAEGAEEDQFDRIAGGLLAAALNRDGDGRAPHGLDDSGETSEQLAGDSIGAWRLVRKIGEGGMGSVWLAERGDGGAAAPVAIKLPFRGSPRVLMERIVREREVLLTLRHPNIARLCEAGITPDGRPYLALEYVDGLPISSYCRQRKLSVASRLELFLEVATAVNYAHNNLILHRDLKPSNILVTESGGIRVLDFGIAKLLEDGVTRETELTRNSAAALTLDYASPEQVLGQPLTVASDVYSLGVVLYEMLAGTLPYRHKRPSRAALEDAVLTEEPRRPSEVVTGASERRAIRGDLDTILLKALKKDVAERYPTVEAFADDVRRCLKNRPVLARPDSRWYRLAKFARRHRIGVVAASAVVTVLLAAGVAIAWEVRIALAQKERAESTKAFLISILLDAHSYWGSGKPRSALDLLRNADARASDRTLPDTASRVEVLDIVGAGLLSQHEIRESEAVIDRALQDAAALASGHPMALRARLLKQWIRYFRGQIAEVRAEIGPLLEDMSRSPATLPEDLAGAHRIRSGAALEAGDYALAESAAQEALRIAKTRLHPHHNQVVLALVDVCYAQLARGEAAAARQTGETSVARALEAYGGSYTHANVLKARVARAQALAATGELPRAIDETSRAIDDATALFGPSARVVGADLIRLARLQLRAGQVRSALASADRARQVLGQSLDPRGAGYGSLLEVRGSALLESGRVDEALVDLNRAERLFHDAFGPTHNSVLRVRELSKLAAARGAR; encoded by the coding sequence ATGCCCCCAGTGAATGGCCGGGAGCAGGACTTATTCAATCAATGCGTCGCCCTGCCGCCGGGCCGCCGGGCGGCGTACCTCAAATCGGCCTGCGGAACCGATACGCAGTTACTATCTCGACTGGCCAGGCTGCTGGCGGCCCATGCGCGCGCCGAGGGGGCCGAGGAAGATCAATTTGACCGGATCGCCGGCGGACTTCTCGCGGCTGCGCTCAACCGAGACGGCGACGGACGCGCGCCACACGGGCTGGATGACTCCGGAGAGACATCTGAACAGCTTGCTGGAGATTCGATTGGAGCGTGGCGCCTGGTGCGGAAGATCGGAGAGGGTGGCATGGGTTCTGTCTGGCTGGCGGAGCGCGGCGACGGGGGGGCCGCTGCTCCGGTTGCCATCAAACTGCCGTTCCGAGGTTCGCCACGAGTCCTGATGGAGCGAATCGTCCGCGAACGCGAAGTCCTGTTGACCTTGCGACACCCCAACATCGCTCGACTCTGCGAGGCCGGGATCACACCCGATGGGCGACCTTACCTGGCGCTGGAGTATGTCGACGGCCTCCCGATCAGCAGCTATTGCAGGCAGAGGAAGCTCAGTGTTGCGTCGCGGCTGGAATTGTTCCTTGAAGTCGCCACCGCCGTCAATTACGCACATAACAACCTGATCCTGCATCGGGACCTCAAGCCCTCGAACATCCTGGTCACCGAATCGGGCGGTATTCGCGTTCTTGACTTCGGAATCGCCAAGCTCCTTGAGGATGGCGTGACGCGCGAGACGGAACTCACTCGCAACTCGGCGGCCGCCCTCACGCTCGACTATGCATCGCCGGAACAGGTACTCGGCCAGCCGCTTACCGTGGCTTCCGATGTCTATTCGCTCGGGGTGGTGCTGTATGAGATGCTCGCGGGCACGCTGCCCTACCGGCACAAGCGTCCATCACGGGCTGCGTTGGAGGACGCGGTTCTGACGGAAGAGCCGCGAAGGCCGAGCGAAGTGGTGACCGGCGCATCCGAGCGGCGCGCGATTCGGGGCGACCTCGACACGATTCTCCTGAAGGCGCTGAAGAAGGACGTGGCCGAGCGATATCCAACCGTGGAAGCCTTCGCGGATGATGTCCGCCGCTGCCTGAAGAACCGTCCTGTTTTGGCGCGGCCGGACAGCCGGTGGTATCGCCTGGCGAAGTTTGCGCGCCGCCATCGGATTGGCGTCGTGGCCGCGTCGGCCGTTGTTACCGTTCTATTGGCGGCCGGGGTCGCCATCGCGTGGGAGGTTCGGATCGCGCTCGCCCAGAAGGAACGCGCGGAAAGCACGAAGGCGTTTCTGATTTCGATTCTGCTGGACGCGCATTCCTATTGGGGCTCGGGCAAGCCCCGGTCGGCGCTCGATCTGCTGCGGAACGCGGACGCTCGCGCTTCGGATCGGACCCTACCCGACACGGCGAGCCGCGTGGAGGTGCTCGATATCGTGGGCGCCGGCCTGCTGAGCCAGCACGAGATCCGAGAGTCGGAAGCAGTCATCGACCGCGCCCTTCAGGATGCCGCAGCACTGGCCAGCGGACATCCCATGGCGTTGCGGGCACGGCTGCTGAAGCAATGGATCCGCTATTTCCGAGGCCAGATCGCGGAGGTTCGAGCGGAGATCGGTCCGCTGCTGGAGGACATGTCGCGATCCCCGGCCACATTGCCGGAGGATCTGGCTGGCGCGCATCGAATCCGGTCGGGCGCGGCTTTGGAGGCCGGAGACTACGCGCTTGCGGAATCGGCCGCGCAGGAGGCTCTGCGGATCGCAAAGACACGGCTCCATCCTCACCATAACCAGGTGGTTCTCGCACTGGTTGACGTCTGCTACGCACAGTTGGCGCGCGGCGAGGCAGCAGCGGCGAGGCAGACGGGAGAAACCTCGGTGGCGCGCGCGCTCGAGGCCTACGGCGGGAGCTACACGCATGCCAACGTATTGAAGGCGCGAGTCGCGCGGGCTCAGGCTCTGGCTGCGACCGGTGAGCTGCCGCGGGCCATCGACGAGACCAGCCGCGCGATCGACGATGCCACGGCCCTGTTTGGTCCTTCCGCTCGTGTCGTAGGGGCCGACCTGATTCGTCTGGCCCGTCTGCAGTTGCGCGCAGGGCAGGTAAGGTCCGCCCTGGCGAGCGCCGATCGGGCTCGGCAAGTCCTTGGCCAGTCCCTGGACCCGCGTGGGGCCGGGTATGGATCCCTGCTGGAGGTGAGAGGCTCCGCGTTGTTGGAGTCGGGGCGTGTTGACGAGGCACTGGTTGATCTGAACCGGGCGGAGCGACTGTTCCATGACGCATTCGGGCCGACGCATAATTCGGTCTTGCGGGTGCGTGAGCTCAGTAAGTTGGCGGCGGCGCGGGGCGCGCGGTGA
- a CDS encoding ECF-type sigma factor, which produces MGSQQFSVLLERLNGGDTVAFEQLVSHAYLELRKIAASMMRTQRSGHTLQPTALVNEMYLKLASGDGRWASRAHFFGAAARAMRQVLVAYGRQKSAQKRAGAFVEMDLDDLPGGGASVDIDRLDEALTALGRVDAELLRVMELRYFGGRSLAEVADLMGCSLATAKRRWTYARAWLYDYMNA; this is translated from the coding sequence ATGGGATCACAGCAGTTTTCCGTTCTTCTCGAGCGGTTAAATGGCGGAGACACCGTCGCCTTCGAGCAACTTGTGTCGCATGCATATCTGGAATTGCGCAAGATCGCCGCGTCGATGATGCGCACACAGCGCAGCGGCCACACGCTGCAACCTACCGCGCTTGTCAATGAAATGTATCTGAAGCTGGCCAGCGGCGATGGCCGGTGGGCAAGTAGAGCTCATTTCTTCGGAGCGGCCGCTCGCGCGATGCGACAGGTTCTGGTGGCCTATGGCCGTCAGAAGTCGGCCCAGAAGCGGGCCGGGGCCTTCGTCGAAATGGACCTAGACGATCTACCCGGCGGCGGCGCGAGCGTCGATATCGACCGCCTGGACGAAGCCCTCACGGCGCTGGGGCGTGTGGACGCCGAACTACTGCGCGTCATGGAACTTCGGTACTTCGGCGGGCGCAGCCTCGCCGAGGTCGCCGATCTCATGGGCTGCTCGCTCGCCACGGCCAAGCGGCGTTGGACCTATGCGCGCGCGTGGCTGTACGACTATATGAATGCCTGA